A window of the Flavobacterium sangjuense genome harbors these coding sequences:
- a CDS encoding restriction endonuclease subunit S, protein MNFKKYKLKDLIDNFSVRAREYGGSEGLEFLGVSNDDGIVKSKSAAEHKGEEYKIIEKGCFAYNPYRINIGSIAYHNEDIKGLISPAYVVFKTKPNSIKDNLLFKFLKSSEGLRQIRFHGRGTVRQALRFEDLCKIEISIPTYEEQEKLISSIEKTEIESNIISSELTHQLDLIKQLRQAFLREAMQGKLCQADSVKANETGQHLLEKIKAEKANLITDKKLKKEKELQTITTDEIPFEIPKNWAWCRLGDTGNLKRGKSKHRPRNDEELFIGGTIPFIQTGDVSKAKYNNDLITTINGYYNDFGLKQSELQNKGTLCITIAANIAECGFLDFDACLPDSIVCYLAIDKIIEKYVYYYLKTAKDELERFAPATAQKNINLGILNDLKIPFPPLHEQEQIVTKLEELMTFCVGLEQSIKESQGYNEMLLQQVLREALQQPKDESKVIVLKSRKIEQPLKTILGGHIINQCNTTDFGRVKFQKLLYLTEYFCKIDFDSHYVKKAAGPYDENLIKKIEADFNRMRFFNVIQDRTDTKRVHYTALPAASQINTIFLENFNEESVKINNLLMKLRPLSWEECEVLATIYAVWNNRLIKGEPIEDSILYNDFMAWDAQKIKYKSIFHKKLFWMKEENIIPDGWGKYVDKPDKKMA, encoded by the coding sequence ATGAATTTTAAAAAATACAAGTTAAAAGATTTAATTGATAATTTTTCTGTTAGAGCCCGAGAATACGGAGGCTCTGAAGGATTAGAATTTCTTGGTGTTAGTAATGATGATGGAATAGTTAAATCTAAATCAGCTGCTGAACATAAAGGAGAAGAATATAAAATAATTGAAAAAGGTTGTTTTGCCTATAATCCCTATCGTATCAATATTGGTTCTATCGCTTACCATAATGAAGATATTAAAGGATTAATAAGTCCTGCCTATGTTGTTTTTAAAACTAAACCAAATTCTATCAAAGATAATCTTCTTTTTAAATTTTTAAAATCTTCTGAAGGATTAAGACAAATACGATTTCATGGTAGAGGAACGGTAAGACAAGCTCTCCGTTTTGAAGACTTGTGCAAAATTGAAATATCAATACCAACTTATGAAGAACAAGAAAAATTAATTTCATCAATCGAAAAAACAGAAATTGAAAGTAATATAATCTCATCCGAACTCACTCACCAACTCGACCTTATCAAACAACTGCGTCAAGCGTTTTTACGTGAAGCGATGCAAGGAAAACTTTGTCAGGCTGACTCTGTCAAAGCCAATGAAACAGGCCAACATCTCCTTGAAAAAATAAAAGCCGAAAAAGCGAACCTGATTACCGACAAAAAACTCAAAAAAGAAAAAGAGTTACAAACAATTACTACGGATGAAATTCCTTTTGAAATTCCTAAAAATTGGGCTTGGTGTAGATTGGGAGATACTGGTAATTTAAAAAGAGGTAAGTCAAAACATCGTCCAAGAAACGATGAAGAATTATTTATAGGAGGAACAATACCGTTTATACAAACTGGTGATGTATCTAAAGCTAAATATAATAATGACTTAATAACAACCATTAATGGTTATTACAATGATTTTGGTTTAAAACAAAGTGAACTACAAAATAAAGGAACATTATGCATAACAATTGCAGCAAATATTGCTGAATGTGGTTTCTTAGATTTTGATGCGTGCCTACCAGATAGTATTGTTTGCTACTTAGCTATTGATAAAATAATAGAGAAATATGTTTATTATTATCTGAAAACTGCAAAAGATGAATTAGAAAGATTTGCACCAGCAACTGCTCAAAAAAATATAAACTTAGGTATACTTAATGATCTAAAAATTCCATTTCCGCCACTCCACGAACAAGAGCAAATTGTAACCAAACTAGAAGAGTTAATGACGTTTTGTGTTGGGCTAGAGCAAAGTATCAAGGAGAGTCAAGGGTATAATGAAATGTTGTTACAGCAGGTTTTGAGAGAGGCATTGCAACAACCAAAAGACGAATCAAAAGTTATTGTCTTAAAAAGCAGAAAAATAGAGCAACCCTTAAAAACAATACTAGGAGGTCATATCATTAACCAATGTAACACTACAGATTTTGGTAGGGTTAAATTTCAAAAACTATTATACTTAACGGAGTATTTCTGCAAAATAGATTTTGATTCTCATTATGTAAAAAAAGCTGCTGGTCCTTATGACGAGAATTTGATAAAAAAAATTGAAGCCGATTTTAATCGTATGAGATTTTTCAATGTAATTCAAGATAGGACAGATACAAAAAGAGTCCATTATACGGCATTACCTGCAGCAAGTCAAATCAATACTATATTTTTAGAAAATTTCAATGAGGAATCAGTGAAAATAAATAACTTATTGATGAAGTTAAGACCATTAAGTTGGGAAGAATGTGAAGTACTAGCCACCATATATGCTGTATGGAATAATCGACTTATTAAAGGTGAACCTATTGAGGATAGCATATTATATAATGATTTTATGGCTTGGGATGCTCAAAAGATTAAATACAAAAGTATCTTCCACAAAAAATTATTTTGGATGAAAGAAGAAAATATTATCCCTGATGGTTGGGGTAAGTATGTGGATAAACCGGACAAAAAAATGGCATAG
- a CDS encoding helix-turn-helix domain-containing protein → MNAERDEFIIPTIGSIKKLIEPIYTRLDNIDIAVSKQAIKPTQGKYYRNQDLKKIFGLSSNTIIKYRETGVLPYTKLGDIFLYEIKTIEKILIANMVEL, encoded by the coding sequence ATGAATGCAGAAAGAGACGAATTTATAATTCCCACTATTGGGAGTATTAAAAAGCTAATTGAGCCTATTTATACCAGGCTTGACAATATTGATATTGCAGTTAGTAAGCAAGCAATAAAACCAACTCAAGGAAAATATTATCGAAACCAAGATCTGAAAAAGATTTTTGGGCTCTCCAGTAATACCATTATTAAATATCGTGAAACTGGCGTATTACCATATACAAAACTTGGTGATATCTTTTTATATGAGATTAAAACCATAGAAAAAATTCTAATTGCTAATATGGTTGAGTTATGA
- a CDS encoding class I SAM-dependent DNA methyltransferase yields the protein MSNISSILKSIQTIMWQDTGLNGDAQRIEQLGWMLFLKIFSDKDKELELLDENYKSPIPDLFHWVKEKSNWAGDDEGMTGDELLEFVDRQLFPALRNIDVSTGNRRALIVREVFEGNNNYMKSGINIRKVLNKLNEMDFNIAKDRHAFGELYESILKGLQSAGKSGEFYTPRAITSFITEMINPQLGEKILDPACGTGGYLTCAIEHLRKQANNVEDNKSIEENIMGWEYKPLPYLLATTNLILHDIEVPNIRFGDALDQPLSNFTEKHRVNAILANPPFGGIVANNNENNFPQNFRTKESADLFLILMIHLLKQGGRAGIVLPDGSLTGDGVKQRVRKKLLEECNLHTIIRLPNSVFQPYATVATNLLFFTKGTPTKEIWYYQHKLPEGAKAYNKTKPIQVKEFDPIKYWWTDRKESDIAWKVPIQTIIDRNYDLDIKNPTKQEETYEYNSTELMEMLHTSFDKSNTLLNQLKEAVK from the coding sequence ATGAGTAACATCTCCTCCATACTAAAATCCATCCAAACTATCATGTGGCAAGACACCGGACTAAACGGTGATGCCCAACGCATTGAACAACTTGGTTGGATGTTGTTTTTAAAAATATTCTCTGACAAAGACAAAGAGCTTGAGTTGCTCGATGAGAACTACAAATCACCTATTCCAGATTTGTTTCATTGGGTAAAGGAAAAAAGCAATTGGGCAGGCGATGATGAAGGGATGACCGGAGACGAATTATTAGAATTTGTCGACCGCCAATTGTTTCCTGCGTTGCGCAATATTGATGTGAGTACCGGTAACCGTCGTGCTCTAATTGTACGAGAGGTGTTTGAAGGTAACAACAACTACATGAAAAGCGGTATCAACATTCGCAAGGTGTTGAATAAGCTAAATGAAATGGACTTTAACATCGCCAAAGACCGCCACGCTTTTGGCGAATTGTATGAAAGCATTTTAAAAGGATTGCAAAGTGCCGGTAAAAGTGGAGAGTTTTATACACCTCGTGCTATTACTTCATTTATTACCGAAATGATAAACCCACAATTGGGTGAAAAAATATTAGACCCAGCCTGTGGAACGGGTGGTTACTTGACTTGTGCTATTGAGCATTTAAGAAAGCAGGCCAATAATGTTGAGGATAACAAAAGTATTGAAGAAAACATCATGGGTTGGGAATACAAACCGCTGCCTTATTTGTTAGCTACCACCAACTTAATTTTACATGATATAGAAGTACCAAACATTCGTTTTGGCGATGCCTTAGACCAACCGCTTTCTAACTTTACCGAAAAGCATCGTGTGAATGCTATTTTAGCCAACCCTCCCTTTGGAGGTATTGTCGCCAACAACAACGAAAACAACTTCCCGCAAAACTTTAGAACCAAAGAAAGTGCTGACTTATTCCTGATTTTAATGATACACTTATTAAAACAAGGAGGTCGTGCAGGTATTGTATTGCCCGATGGTTCGTTGACCGGTGATGGCGTAAAACAACGCGTGCGTAAAAAGTTATTGGAAGAATGTAATTTACACACCATCATACGTTTGCCTAATTCTGTGTTTCAACCTTATGCCACTGTAGCTACCAATTTGTTATTTTTTACCAAGGGCACTCCAACTAAAGAAATTTGGTATTATCAACATAAATTACCCGAAGGAGCAAAAGCCTACAACAAAACCAAACCGATACAAGTCAAAGAGTTTGACCCCATAAAATATTGGTGGACTGATAGAAAAGAAAGTGATATTGCCTGGAAGGTGCCAATACAAACTATCATTGACCGAAATTACGATTTGGACATAAAAAACCCAACAAAGCAAGAGGAAACGTATGAATACAACAGCACCGAATTAATGGAGATGTTGCATACTTCTTTTGATAAAAGTAATACGTTGTTAAACCAACTTAAAGAAGCGGTGAAATAA
- a CDS encoding GIY-YIG nuclease family protein gives MKQSYVYILKCSDNTYYTGVTSKLTQRMFQHNSGYFPDCYTFKRRPLQLVFYCEFTDINLAFEKEKQIKKWSKAKKEALINGEFDVLVNLAKKDFS, from the coding sequence ATGAAGCAATCCTATGTCTATATTCTAAAATGTTCAGATAACACCTATTATACAGGTGTGACGAGTAAGCTAACACAACGCATGTTTCAACATAACTCTGGCTACTTCCCAGATTGCTATACATTTAAAAGAAGACCACTCCAATTGGTCTTTTATTGCGAGTTTACCGATATTAATCTGGCATTTGAAAAAGAAAAACAAATTAAAAAGTGGTCTAAAGCAAAGAAAGAGGCATTGATAAATGGAGAATTTGATGTTTTAGTTAATTTAGCGAAGAAGGATTTTAGTTGA
- a CDS encoding site-specific integrase, producing MLKVFFYIKTDKVKANGEAPIYAKVTLGNQKTTLSTGKDISPERWMFTNKLRNVLKLEQEKVLKKSLELFSLNLNKKFNEIYEIDPNVDLSLLKDEISGKIKSRKSILILDIFEKHNTDFARKVNNDERAAASLQKYKRSSDLMKNFIKKTYGKENFEFDEVNGAFIHNLESYLKYESEFKGIIGIKNNSVVKYFTNFKTMINFGIKINLIDKNPFVKYEGKLKVRDATFLTTDELNLIESKTFSSIRLENVKNIFLFSCYTGYAPIDACSLKLSNLIQDNNGMFWIKTDRVKTGVRANVPVLPPAQKIIDKYKDSEVGLIPKLSNQKMNAYLKEIADLCGIEKNLTWYVARHTFATTVTLGNGIKIENVSAMMGHTNIKQTQHYAKVLDSSVMQDMHKLMEKFK from the coding sequence ATGCTAAAAGTTTTCTTTTACATCAAAACCGACAAGGTTAAAGCAAACGGAGAAGCTCCGATTTATGCCAAAGTTACCCTGGGTAACCAAAAAACAACTTTAAGTACGGGAAAGGATATTTCACCGGAAAGATGGATGTTCACCAACAAACTACGAAACGTTCTGAAACTGGAACAAGAAAAAGTGCTTAAAAAGAGCCTTGAATTATTTTCCTTAAATCTTAACAAAAAATTCAATGAGATTTATGAAATTGACCCCAATGTTGATTTGTCGCTGTTAAAGGATGAAATATCTGGTAAGATCAAAAGCCGGAAATCAATATTGATATTGGACATTTTTGAAAAGCACAACACTGATTTTGCAAGAAAGGTAAACAATGACGAGCGAGCTGCTGCGTCTTTACAAAAGTACAAACGATCATCAGACCTGATGAAAAATTTCATCAAGAAAACTTATGGTAAAGAAAACTTTGAATTTGATGAAGTTAATGGTGCCTTTATTCATAACCTAGAGTCTTATCTCAAATATGAAAGCGAGTTTAAAGGTATAATTGGAATCAAAAATAATTCTGTTGTTAAATACTTTACAAACTTCAAGACCATGATCAACTTTGGAATAAAGATTAATTTAATTGATAAAAATCCATTCGTTAAATATGAAGGGAAACTAAAAGTAAGAGATGCCACTTTTTTAACCACTGACGAACTGAATCTAATTGAATCCAAAACATTCAGTTCAATTCGTTTAGAAAATGTAAAGAACATATTTTTATTTAGCTGCTACACTGGCTATGCACCAATCGACGCTTGTAGTTTAAAGTTATCCAATCTAATACAAGATAACAACGGAATGTTTTGGATAAAGACGGATAGAGTAAAAACTGGTGTAAGAGCAAATGTGCCAGTTTTACCTCCAGCTCAAAAAATTATTGATAAATATAAAGACTCAGAAGTTGGCTTAATTCCTAAACTTTCGAACCAAAAAATGAATGCCTATTTAAAGGAAATTGCAGATTTGTGTGGCATAGAAAAGAACCTGACATGGTATGTTGCTAGACATACTTTTGCCACCACGGTTACTTTAGGAAACGGAATTAAAATTGAAAATGTTTCTGCAATGATGGGACATACTAACATCAAACAAACGCAGCATTATGCAAAGGTTTTAGACTCAAGCGTTATGCAAGACATGCATAAATTGATGGAAAAATTTAAATGA
- a CDS encoding cytidine/deoxycytidylate deaminase family protein, which yields MDLSQVYSLRTDFTIIGLTGRTGSGCSMISNMLTNDFEVLKKGGLRDPLSSIDFDDPVFQRKYQISYNYLSHPDNWSKFDCINYKDVLLFIILKKIGKTADLLKPSLSKHYKEIKGENNTKIVEDLLQELNKILNSSKNSSIVNKFIVIHNTKISTLKSKTSLLNLNDIFFSDEFRSISLEFFDALEKFGYSRRTKFLHHIACNLRGHGQLKEGKNYDIKHIYTIVEIINRLIKARRLYNTEQKNTKTKVVIDSLRNSLEIMFFKERYSGFYLIATKDVLGNSRARVEDRLRVKKYSETEIGNITKFLFRLDEVEYKTNDFNVGEFSSPDVENCIQKSDYHIINLKLTDLNNPRFQKNTFFTREEQLMKLLSLIMQPGIITPSAVERCMQIANTAKLNSGCISRKVGAVITDSNYVVRSIGWNDVAKGQTPCNLRNVENFSQKQKT from the coding sequence ATGGATTTATCGCAAGTATATTCTTTAAGAACAGATTTTACAATCATTGGACTAACCGGCAGAACGGGTTCAGGTTGTAGTATGATTTCTAATATGCTAACAAATGATTTTGAAGTTTTAAAAAAAGGAGGTTTAAGAGACCCTTTAAGCAGCATAGATTTTGATGATCCAGTGTTTCAAAGAAAATATCAAATAAGTTATAACTATCTTTCTCATCCAGATAATTGGTCAAAGTTTGATTGTATTAATTATAAAGATGTTTTGTTGTTTATAATACTTAAAAAAATCGGAAAAACAGCTGATTTACTTAAACCTTCTTTATCAAAACATTATAAAGAAATCAAAGGTGAAAACAACACTAAAATTGTTGAAGATTTACTACAAGAGTTGAACAAGATATTAAACAGTTCAAAAAACTCATCTATAGTAAATAAGTTCATAGTAATCCATAACACAAAGATTAGTACTTTAAAATCAAAAACAAGTTTATTAAACTTAAATGATATTTTTTTTAGTGATGAATTCAGAAGTATTAGTTTAGAGTTTTTTGATGCATTGGAGAAATTTGGATATTCAAGGCGAACAAAATTTCTTCACCACATAGCATGTAATTTGAGAGGTCATGGACAACTTAAAGAAGGTAAGAACTATGATATTAAACATATTTATACGATTGTAGAAATAATAAATAGATTAATTAAAGCTCGAAGATTATATAATACAGAACAAAAGAATACAAAAACTAAAGTTGTCATTGACTCATTAAGAAATTCATTAGAAATAATGTTTTTTAAAGAAAGGTATTCTGGGTTCTATTTGATTGCGACCAAAGATGTACTAGGCAATTCAAGAGCTAGAGTTGAAGATCGACTAAGGGTTAAAAAATATAGTGAAACTGAAATTGGAAACATAACAAAGTTCTTATTCAGATTAGATGAGGTTGAATATAAAACGAATGATTTTAATGTTGGTGAATTTTCATCCCCTGATGTTGAAAATTGTATTCAAAAAAGCGATTATCATATAATAAATTTAAAATTAACAGATTTAAATAACCCACGATTTCAGAAAAATACTTTCTTTACAAGAGAGGAGCAATTAATGAAATTGTTATCATTAATAATGCAGCCTGGTATAATTACTCCAAGTGCTGTTGAGCGATGTATGCAAATAGCTAATACAGCTAAATTAAACTCTGGGTGCATTTCAAGAAAAGTTGGTGCGGTTATTACAGATTCAAATTATGTTGTAAGGTCAATTGGTTGGAACGATGTGGCAAAGGGTCAAACACCTTGTAATTTAAGAAATGTAGAAAATTTTTCCCAAAAACAGAAGACCTAA
- a CDS encoding calcium-binding EGF-like domain-containing protein produces the protein MLIMIAAVLSCSSDSSSSCVPITCLNGGISNTNCGCDCLPGYSGNDCSTRITPTKIKVSKIRISMFPNTDSGGSAWDVSSGSPDISLIVSRDNSGTPIAIWNAPTYYPDVLSNGTNFFDFTLTIPIEITQVTTPHYIELLDYDGADTIPSANDTMGVIAFYPYVQANGFPTTIYLANDLLPLRFELTLSYEW, from the coding sequence ATGCTGATTATGATTGCTGCAGTTTTAAGTTGTTCTTCTGACTCTAGTTCTTCCTGTGTACCAATTACTTGTTTAAATGGTGGAATTTCAAACACTAATTGTGGATGTGATTGTCTTCCTGGTTATTCTGGAAATGATTGTTCTACTCGAATAACGCCAACTAAAATTAAAGTCAGTAAAATAAGGATATCAATGTTTCCTAATACAGACAGCGGAGGAAGTGCATGGGATGTATCAAGTGGCTCACCAGATATTTCATTGATAGTTTCTCGAGATAATTCAGGAACTCCAATAGCAATTTGGAATGCACCAACGTATTATCCAGATGTTCTTAGTAATGGAACAAATTTCTTTGACTTTACTCTGACAATCCCAATTGAAATAACACAAGTTACAACACCACATTATATCGAATTATTAGATTATGATGGCGCTGATACAATTCCATCGGCGAATGATACAATGGGAGTTATTGCTTTTTATCCATATGTTCAAGCAAATGGATTTCCAACTACTATATATTTAGCTAATGATTTATTACCTTTAAGATTTGAATTAACTTTGAGTTACGAATGGTAA
- the hsdR gene encoding EcoAI/FtnUII family type I restriction enzme subunit R — protein MDKKNLSEQDICSKYVLPAILKSGWDLHTQVLEQVSFTDGKIYVRGKLTARGERKRADFILYYQDNPIAIVEAKDNKHSVRAGIQQGLNYARILDIPSVFSSNGDGFVFHDRTVTDETIETEISLDAFPSPEVLWMKYKHYKGIVTPEGEKIALQKYFSDGSGRKPRYYQQIAVNRTVEAIANGQNRILLVMATGTGKTYTAFQIIHRLWKSGTKKRILFLADRNALIDQTKRGDFKHFKDKMTVVKNRMIDKSYEIYLALYQGLAGADEEANAYKQFSPEFFDLIIIDECHRGSAKDDSSWREILTYFNKATHVGLTATPKETKETSNTEYFGEPVYTYSLKQGIDDGFLAPYKVIRVALNVDAEGYRPEQGKTDKDGNEIEDRIYNRKDFDRSLVIDERTDVVAKKLTEYLKGFDRFAKTIIFCVDIDHAERMRNAIARHNADLVAENYKYVMQITGDNDEGKRELDNFINPEEKYPVIATTSELMTTGVDAQTCKVIVLDANINSMTKFKQIVGRGTRINEEFNKLYFTIIDFRNATDNFADPDFDGDPLRIKPITQDIDLTTVVEEEEQEDKPIIDELTGAEIIIVPPMVRTASDIGADVYKVRPKQYVNGVDVSVLVSRELYFDHNGKPITTSLKDYTKKIIQEQFASLDDFLIKWNKADKKEAIIKELQEEGVMVEALYDAVDKKVDLFDLICHVAYDKPPLTRKERANNVKKRNYFTKYGEQARKVLETLLDKYADEGVENIESIEVLRVKPFDEYGSPIEIINEFGSKQKYLEAVRELENELYRKI, from the coding sequence ATAGATAAAAAGAACCTTTCAGAACAAGACATCTGCTCCAAGTATGTGTTACCTGCTATACTCAAGTCGGGTTGGGATTTGCATACCCAAGTTCTTGAGCAGGTTTCATTTACTGATGGTAAAATATATGTTCGTGGAAAGTTAACAGCCAGAGGTGAAAGAAAAAGAGCTGATTTTATTCTTTACTATCAGGACAATCCTATTGCCATTGTTGAAGCTAAAGACAATAAACATTCTGTTAGAGCCGGTATTCAACAAGGTCTGAATTATGCCAGGATATTAGATATTCCAAGTGTATTTAGTAGCAATGGAGATGGATTCGTATTTCATGACAGAACTGTAACCGATGAAACTATAGAAACCGAGATTAGTTTGGATGCTTTTCCATCTCCCGAAGTTTTATGGATGAAGTACAAACATTACAAAGGGATTGTTACTCCAGAAGGTGAAAAGATAGCTTTGCAGAAATACTTTTCTGATGGCTCAGGAAGAAAACCAAGATATTACCAACAAATAGCTGTCAATAGAACTGTTGAAGCTATTGCCAACGGGCAAAATAGAATTCTTCTTGTCATGGCAACAGGAACAGGTAAAACCTATACCGCTTTCCAAATCATTCATCGTTTATGGAAAAGTGGTACTAAGAAAAGGATCTTATTTCTTGCTGACAGAAATGCCTTGATTGACCAAACTAAGCGTGGCGATTTCAAACATTTTAAAGATAAAATGACTGTAGTTAAAAATCGCATGATTGATAAGAGTTATGAGATTTATTTAGCACTTTATCAGGGATTGGCAGGAGCTGATGAAGAAGCCAATGCCTACAAACAATTCTCTCCAGAGTTTTTTGATTTGATTATAATTGATGAGTGCCACAGAGGAAGTGCTAAAGACGATAGTTCATGGCGTGAGATATTAACTTATTTCAATAAAGCTACTCATGTTGGTTTAACCGCTACACCAAAAGAAACGAAAGAAACGAGTAACACCGAATATTTTGGGGAACCAGTTTATACTTATTCCTTAAAACAAGGAATTGATGATGGGTTCTTAGCGCCATACAAAGTAATCCGAGTAGCTTTGAATGTGGATGCGGAAGGCTACCGACCTGAACAAGGTAAAACCGACAAAGATGGCAACGAAATTGAAGATAGAATATACAACCGAAAAGACTTTGACCGTAGTTTGGTAATAGATGAAAGAACAGATGTTGTTGCAAAAAAGCTAACCGAATATTTAAAAGGCTTTGACCGCTTTGCCAAAACTATTATTTTCTGTGTGGATATTGACCATGCTGAACGTATGCGTAATGCTATAGCCAGACATAATGCTGACTTGGTAGCTGAAAACTACAAATATGTAATGCAAATTACAGGCGACAATGACGAAGGTAAACGCGAATTGGACAATTTCATCAACCCTGAAGAAAAGTATCCTGTAATTGCCACAACCTCTGAATTAATGACAACCGGTGTAGATGCACAAACCTGTAAAGTCATAGTGTTGGATGCCAACATTAACTCGATGACCAAGTTCAAACAGATAGTAGGGCGAGGGACAAGAATTAACGAGGAATTCAACAAATTATACTTTACTATCATCGATTTCAGAAATGCAACCGATAATTTTGCAGACCCTGACTTTGATGGTGACCCATTACGCATAAAACCGATTACTCAAGACATAGATTTGACTACAGTTGTTGAGGAAGAAGAGCAAGAGGATAAGCCAATAATTGATGAATTAACAGGTGCCGAAATTATAATTGTTCCACCAATGGTCAGAACGGCATCTGATATTGGTGCAGATGTATATAAAGTTAGACCTAAGCAATATGTGAATGGTGTTGATGTTTCGGTTTTAGTAAGTAGAGAATTATACTTTGACCATAATGGCAAACCTATTACAACAAGTTTAAAAGACTATACTAAAAAAATCATACAAGAACAGTTCGCTTCATTGGATGATTTCTTAATAAAATGGAATAAAGCCGATAAAAAAGAAGCCATTATCAAAGAACTACAAGAGGAAGGCGTGATGGTGGAAGCCTTATATGATGCGGTTGATAAAAAAGTAGATTTGTTCGATTTGATTTGCCATGTGGCATACGACAAACCTCCATTAACTAGAAAAGAGCGCGCTAACAATGTTAAAAAGCGCAACTACTTTACTAAGTATGGAGAGCAAGCCCGCAAGGTATTGGAAACTCTATTGGATAAATATGCTGACGAAGGAGTTGAAAATATAGAAAGTATAGAAGTATTGCGGGTAAAACCTTTTGATGAGTACGGTTCGCCTATTGAAATTATCAATGAGTTTGGAAGTAAACAAAAGTATTTAGAAGCGGTAAGAGAATTAGAAAACGAATTGTATAGAAAAATTTAA